The following proteins are co-located in the Synchiropus splendidus isolate RoL2022-P1 chromosome 14, RoL_Sspl_1.0, whole genome shotgun sequence genome:
- the slc25a44a gene encoding solute carrier family 25 member 44a isoform X1 has protein sequence MQQKGAIQIIEWEDLDKRKFYSLGVFMTLTTRATVYPASLIRTRLQVQKGTALYSGTFDAFCKILRAEGVRGLYRGFMVNTFTLVSGQAYITTYELVRKYVSQYSPSNTVKSVVAGGAASMVAQTITVPIDVVSQHLMMQGQGEHLSRFKTKPKMVLAASKNKLTFGQTRDISVQIFAADGFRGFYRGYVASLLTYIPNSALWWPFYHFYAEQLSLLAPSQCPHLILQAVAGPMAAATASTITNPMDVVRARVQVEGRSSVIDTFKQLLAEEGLWGMTKGLSARIISSLPTSVLIVVGYETLKRLSLRAELVETRHW, from the exons ATGCAGCAGAAAGGTGCTATTCAGATTATCGAATGGGAGGACCTGGACAAGAGGAAGTTCTACTCCCTGGGTGTCTTCATGACCCTGACTACCCGGGCCACCGTGTACCCCGCCAGCCTGATCCGCACTCGCCTGCAGGTGCAGAAAGGCACGGCACTGTACTCCGGCACCTTTGATGCTTTCTGTAAAATCCTGCGGGCGGAAGGCGTCCGGGGGCTGTACCGTGGGTTCATGGTAAACACCTTCACGCTGGTGTCTGGCCAGGCCTACATTACCACCTATGAACTGGTGCGCAAGTACGTGTCCCAGTACTCGCCCAGCAACACTGTGAAGTCAGTGGTGGCTGGGGGCGCGGCGTCTATGGTGGCACAGACCATCACAGTCCCCATCGATGTGGTGTCCCAGCACCTAATGATGCAAGGTCAGGGGGAACACCTGAGCCGCTTCAAGACCAAGCCAAAGATGGTGCTCGCTGCCAGCAAGAACAAACTGACCTTTGGGCAGACCAGGGACATCTCTGTGCAAATATTTGCTGCTGATGGTTTCCGGGGCTTTTACAGGGGCTATGTGGCATCGCTCCTCACCTACATCCCAAACAGTGCGCTGTGGTGGCCTTTCTATCATTTCTATGCAG agcagttgtccctgttGGCACCAAGCCAGTGTCCTCACCTGATCCTGCAGGCCGTGGCAGGTCCCATGGCAGCAGCCACAGCGTCCACCATCACCAACCCCATGGATGTGGTGCGAGCACGGGTGCAG GTGGAGGGACGATCTTCTGTCATTGACACCTTCAAGCAGCTGCTGGCGGAGGAAGGGCTGTGGGGGATGACCAAAGGTCTGTCGGCACGCATCATCTCCTCCTTACCCACCTCGGTGCTGATTGTGGTCGGGTACGAGACCCTGAAGAGACTGAGCCTGCGAGCCGAGCTGGTTGAGACTCGACACTGGTGA
- the slc25a44a gene encoding solute carrier family 25 member 44a isoform X2: MQQKGAIQIIEWEDLDKRKFYSLGVFMTLTTRATVYPASLIRTRLQVQKGTALYSGTFDAFCKILRAEGVRGLYRGFMVNTFTLVSGQAYITTYELVRKYVSQYSPSNTVKSVVAGGAASMVAQTITVPIDVVSQHLMMQGQGEHLSRFKTKPKMVLAASKNKLTFGQTRDISVQIFAADGFRGFYRGYVASLLTYIPNSALWWPFYHFYAVVPVGTKPVSSPDPAGRGRSHGSSHSVHHHQPHGCGASTGAGGGTIFCH, translated from the exons ATGCAGCAGAAAGGTGCTATTCAGATTATCGAATGGGAGGACCTGGACAAGAGGAAGTTCTACTCCCTGGGTGTCTTCATGACCCTGACTACCCGGGCCACCGTGTACCCCGCCAGCCTGATCCGCACTCGCCTGCAGGTGCAGAAAGGCACGGCACTGTACTCCGGCACCTTTGATGCTTTCTGTAAAATCCTGCGGGCGGAAGGCGTCCGGGGGCTGTACCGTGGGTTCATGGTAAACACCTTCACGCTGGTGTCTGGCCAGGCCTACATTACCACCTATGAACTGGTGCGCAAGTACGTGTCCCAGTACTCGCCCAGCAACACTGTGAAGTCAGTGGTGGCTGGGGGCGCGGCGTCTATGGTGGCACAGACCATCACAGTCCCCATCGATGTGGTGTCCCAGCACCTAATGATGCAAGGTCAGGGGGAACACCTGAGCCGCTTCAAGACCAAGCCAAAGATGGTGCTCGCTGCCAGCAAGAACAAACTGACCTTTGGGCAGACCAGGGACATCTCTGTGCAAATATTTGCTGCTGATGGTTTCCGGGGCTTTTACAGGGGCTATGTGGCATCGCTCCTCACCTACATCCCAAACAGTGCGCTGTGGTGGCCTTTCTATCATTTCTATGCAG ttgtccctgttGGCACCAAGCCAGTGTCCTCACCTGATCCTGCAGGCCGTGGCAGGTCCCATGGCAGCAGCCACAGCGTCCACCATCACCAACCCCATGGATGTGGTGCGAGCACGGGTGCAG GTGGAGGGACGATCTTCTGTCATTGA
- the rpl27a gene encoding 60S ribosomal protein L27a translates to MPTKTRKTRKLRGHVSHGHGRVGKHRKHPGGRGNAGGMHHHRINFDKYHPGYFGKVGMRHYHLKRNTTFCPTINLERLWTLVSEQTRLHHAGKPDGPAPIIDVVRSGYYKVLGKGKLPKQPVIVKAKFFSRRAEEKIKAVGGACVLMA, encoded by the exons ATG CCCACCAAGACGCGCAAGACTAGGAAGCTGCGTGGACACGTAAGCCACGGACACGGTCGCGTTG GCAAACACAGAAAGCACCCTGGCGGTCGTGGTAATGCTGGTGGTATGCATCACCACAGAATCAACTTTGACAAATA ccatcCAGGATACTTTGGAAAGGTCGGTATGAGACATTACCACCTGAAGAGGAACACAACTTTCTGTCCCACCATCAACCTGGAGAGGCTGTGGACGCTGGTGAGTGAGCAGACCAGGCTCCACCATGCTGGGAAGCCTGATGGCCCTGCTCCCATCATCGACGTTGTGCGCTCT GGCTACTACAAAGTTCTGGGCAAAGGCAAACTGCCGAAGCAGCCAGTGATCGTGAAGGCCAAATTCTTCAGCCGACGCGCTGAGGAGAAGATCAAGGCTGTGGGAGGAGCTTGTGTGCTGATGGCATAA